GACCACGAGTGATCCCGCCCGGGTCGCCGAGTACAGCGCCAGCGCGACCACCAGCGCGGCCACCGCGGAGAACAGCAGATGCGGCGAACCCACCCAGCCCGGTGTGAGCAGCCCGGCACTCGACCCCAGGAGCGCGATCGCGTACAGCGACAACACGATCGCGGTCACCCGTTCGGCCGGGAAGCGCCGTGCGACGATCACCGCGGCGCCCGCGGCGAGCAGGCCCGCACCCAGGGCGATGAATCCGTTCAGGATGCCGGTTTCCTTGCCGGCTACCAGTACCGCCACCGCGATGATCACCGCGATCAGCCCGGCGCCCAGGCCCATTCGCCGCGCCGCCACCGGCGACCAGGCATTCGCCGACTCGGCGGTGAGCCGCGAGACCGCGTCGATCACATCGTCGAACAGCGCCGGCGCCTCCTTGGCGGTCACCGAGCGCAACACCAGCAACTCACCGTCGAAAACCTCGGCGTCGGTGAGCGATTGGTGCGGCGGGATCGGGTCGCGGCCGATGCGCGCCAACGTCCAGTGCTGAGCGCGCACGGGTGCGCCCTCGTCGTGTTCGGTCAGGTCGGGATTGCGCGAATCGATCAACTCGACCAGATCGGTGATGTACGCCGCGACCGGGACGGTCGCGGGCAGGCCCACATCGAGTTGAGTATTTCCGCCGATCACCGACACTCGGCACAATTCCGGGTCAACGGCCCCCACGCCGCTGCTCGACGACTCGGTCACGGATTACAGAACTCCCTACGATTTTCGTCGCTGTATTGCGACGTTCCAAACTTAACCGAGATCGGCTGTCACGGCAGCCGGTATGCTGAGCGAGAATTAGCACATTTACGCGTTTAGGGGACTGTCCGTATGACCGGCAACCGCCAAGCACAACGCGCCTTCGATGCCGGCGTATTGTCATTGGGTATCGCTATCGACGGCCAGGAATCCACGCCCGATCTCGAATACGCGAAGCTCGCTTTCCAGCGCGCCACCGAATGGGATCCGGGCATGTGTGACGCCTGGCTGGGCCGGGCCGCCGCCGGGGAGATCACCCCCGAGGTGGTATTCAATCTGTACAAGACCAGCGGCTCCACGCTGTTCCGCGAACAGCGCCGGCTCGGCCTGGCGCCGCGGCAGCTGGCCGGACGCTTCGTGGTGGGGCAGTACATCGACTATCCGCTGGCGGGCTATACCGAGATCTGGCTGGCCCAGGCCGCGCAGCTGATCTCCGCGGGAGATTACGACGAGGCCGAACAGGTTCTCGACGATCTGGCCCGGCACCGCGCGGGTCTGCTGTCGCAGCCGGATCAGGACCTCGACGACCGCATCTGCCAGTACGTTCGCGGTCTGCTGCACTACACCACGCAGCGCTGGCCGGATGTGATGACGGTGCTGGCGGGTTCGGCGGAGTGGCAGGACCCGTATCTGGCCGCGGGCGCGCACGTGATGGTGGGTACCGCCTGCGCCCAGCTCGGGTTGTTCGGTGAGGCGATCCGCCGGATGGAGGCCGCGGAGAGCGGTCCGATCCCGGCCGCGGCGACCACCGCCCGGTTCTGCCGCGGACTGTGCCTGCGCGAGATGGGCCGCGAGGACGAGGCCCAGGCGCTGTTCGAGAAGGTGTTCTCCGAGGCACCCACCTTCGAGGCGAATACGCAGGCCATGCGGGATCGCAAGTACCGTCTGACGGTCACCGGCAAGGAGCTCATCGACGCCCGCGCCGACCGCTGGGACCCGTCCTCGGCACCGACCGCCGAGCAGGTCGAGGACGAGGAACGTGGCGATCGGGCCAAGCGCCTGCTCGAGGTGGCGCGCGCGGAACTGGACGAGCAGATCGGCCTCGCCGCGGTGAAAACTCAGGTCGCGAAACTCCAGGCCACCGCGCAATTGGCGAAAATCCGCGCCGAGAAAGGAATGTCCAGCGCGCCGCGCGGACAACACCTTGCGTTCACCGGCCCGCCAGGAACCGGTAAGACGACGATTGCCCGCGTGGTGGCAAAAATTTACTGCGGGTTGGGTTTGTTGAAAACCGATCGGCTGGTCGAGGTAAAGCGTTCGGATTTCGTCGGTGAACATTTGGGAAGCACCGCGATAAAAACAAATAAATTGATCGATTCCGCGATGGACGGCGTGCTGTTCGTCGACGAGGCGTACACCCTCATCCAGACCGGCCTGTCCGGCGGTGACGCGTTCGGGCGCGAGGCGGTGGACACACTGCTGGCGCGGATGGAGAACGACCGCGATCGGCTGATCGTGATCATCGCCGGGTACGACGGGGAGATCGACCGCTTCCTGGCCTCCAACGACGGTCTCGCATCCCGCTTCGCCAAGCGGGTCAAGTTCGAGTCCTACACTCCCGAGGAGCTCGGCCGGATCGGCCAGTTCATTGCGAGCAAACGAGATTCGGAGGTCGCCGAGGACGCGCTGGTCCTCCTGCAGGCCGCCTGCGGTGAGCTCTACGCGCGCGACGTGGTGGACCAGAGCGGTGAGCAACGGCGTGGGGTCGATCTGGCCGGAAACGGTCGTTTCATCCGCAACGTCATCGAGGCCGCCGAGGAGGAACGCGAATTCCGGCTGGCCACAGATGATTCCATCGATCTGACGGCGATCGACGAGAGCGTGCTGATGCGGATCGAGGGCGCCGACATGGCCAAGGCGCTGGAGGGTGTGCTCGGCGGATTGCGCTGAACCGCACCACGACACGGCACCGGCCGCGCGGCGGCGGCCGGTTCGCGGCTCAGTTGTTCTTCCCCGGCGGCGGGATCGGCCGGGCACAGGCGGTGGCTCCGGCACCGGAGTCCGGGCACTGCGGCAGACTGTCGTGGCTCATCAGCGCATCCTGCCGGGACAGCGCCGGTCCCGCCGACAGCGCCTCCACGATCGGTTTCGGCGCCGGCTTCGCGAGCTTCGGCAGGCCCAGTACCTTGGCGGTGTCGGTATCCGGGATGCCGTATCGAATCCCGTTGTCGCTGACGAAGAACAGAGGGCCATTGCTCACGGCACCGGGTTCGGCGCCGACCGACCGCACGAATTCACCGGTCCCCGGGCGCAGATAGACACCGTCGATCCGGTCACCGTTACCGTCCGCGGTCGCCGGTACGACCGGCTCCGCATCCGAGGGCAGCGGGAGCGCGCGGCCGGCGAGCACACTCACCGTCGCGCGGGCGTCGTCGCGGGCGCGAGTCCACGACAGGCAGACCACCGGATCGACATCGGGGGTCAGGACGGCCGGGACCTGTTGCGGGAAATCGTCGATCGGCAACCGGTGCAGCACCGGCATACCGGCGATGCGATCCGGCGGCACGGTCGTGATCTCGTTCATCCCTTGCGAATTGGCGTCTCGGATGAGCCCGGCGGCGAACGGTGTCACCCGCTGCACACCGTCGGCGAGTACGACATACAGCTCGTCGGCATCCACCCCGTGTACGCGGATCACACCGCCGACGGGGATATCGGCCAGCCTGCCGGGACCGGGGGCGCCGTGCCGGTCTATCTCCGGAACCGTCAGCGGCGGTACGGGTTCGATGGCGTCGAGCAATGCGCCACCGATCGGGCGCGGCCGCTGATCGCGGGGTCCGAGCGAGCGGGCGAGCACCGCATCGCCCGGGTCGATCTCGGCGCGTTTGCCGTCGTAGATCAGGAAGGTCTTGCCGCCGTGGGTGGCCAGCAGCGCTTGATCCGCGCGCACCGGCACGGCATGGGCGCCGCCGGCCGGATTGTCCAGCGCACCCGCGATCACTGTCGTGAGCGGACCCTGGATCGCGGCCGGTCCCGCCGAGGGCGGGGTGAGGTTGTCGCACATCGTCCACGTGGAACGCTGGGTATCGCTCGATCCGGGCAGCGCGCCGGGCGCACCCGCAATCCCCAGCAGCGGACCGCGCGGCTGGGTCAGTTTGCTGTCCTTGACCGACGTCGGCGATGCGGCGTCGCCGGTGATCAGGCGGGCGGAGGCGAGGTTCAGGACCGGATGCAAGGTGCCGTCCCCGAGGACGTACAGGGCGCCGGAATCCTTGCCCATCACGATCTTCGAGTCACCGACCGCGCCCTGTGGATGCAGGAACGCCAGGATGGCGGCACCCGCCACGCCGAGCAGTCCCAGGACGGCGCCGACGATCAGGGAGCGGAACTGGGTCCGCATGGGGTCGTGCAGCATCCGGATGTCGCGCCGCACCAGCGCGTGTTCGTAACGCTTGAGCAGGAACCGGTAGCCGTTGACTTGGGCACGGGTGGTCAACTGCGCCGGCACAACCGCCTCCGAATTCCGATTACCCTGTCCGACCGCGCCGACCATATATGGCCACGCTTTCGACAGACTAGCGAAGTCCGGCGAGTTCGGTCCATTATGTGCGCATGAACTCCACCGCGCGCGGAGCTGAAGTCCCAGTGCCCGACAATGCCGGATCCAGCGCTTCCGAAACTCCGCGGAACGCACCGGAATTACGCTCCACGGAATACTGGCTCTTTCACCTCTTCCCTCTCCGTTCGGTGCTTCCAGTGCTGGTCACAGCGGCTGTGAGCGCGTTCGCGGCAAGGGTTTTCACGTCACTGTGGTGGGTCCCGGTGGCGGTTGCGACGGTGCTGACAATCGTGGCGCTGACTCCGATTCGCGGCACTTCTCTCGCACAATCCCTGGCGCGCGGAATGACATTTCGCTGGCAATTGTTTCGTCATCGTTCTTCCGCCGTTCAACATTCGCCGTTCAATGTTCCACTGGCCGAAGGCGGAAGTTACGGAATGCGGTGGGACGGTGATCGGCTGATCACCATGTTGCGTATCGACGCGCAGCCGCGGACGGTGACCCGGCTGAGCCCCAGCGGACTGCTCGGCGACGATATGCTCCCGCTCGCGGAGATCGCGCGGTGTCTCGACCAGTTCGATATCCGGCTGGCCGCCATCGATGTCATCAGCACCGGCTCGCGCAGCGCCGGAACCGGTGCGGTCGCCCGAGCCTACGAGAGCATCCTGGGACCGCTGCCCGCCGTAGCGCACCGCACGGTCTGGGTGGTGTTGCGTCTGGATCCGCTGGCCAACGCCGCGGCGGTGGATCGGCGCGGCGGCGGTGCGGAGGGCACCCTGCGCTCGGCCGTCGTGGCGACCCGGCGGGTAGCGAATCGGCTTGCCGCACGCGGACTTTCGGCCGTCGCACTCTCGGCGACGGAGATGAATCAGGCGGTCGCCCAGCTCACCCTGGGCGCCGCGCCGGAGGAGTTCGCGGAAACGACGGACAGCCTGACACACAACGGCTTTCACCACACCACCTACCGGATGACGCCGGAGGCACTGGGATCGCGCGGCGTGGCCGAGGTGTGGTCGACGCCGACGGTGACCTCCACGATCACCGTCCGGCTGCAGCGGGTGCCGGATGCCGGTACCGCTGCCGCCGGCGCGATCGCGGTGACCGCCACCGCCCGTTTCGCGACCCGCGACACCCCGTGCCGGGTCCGCTCGGCGGGTTTGATTCCGCTGCCCGGAAAGCAGCGACGCGCACTGCTCTTCAGCCTCCCGCTGGGTACCGGGGTGGCCGCGCTGCCGCTGGACAGCTACCTCGGGCCGCGGGACGCACTCGCTCAGGTGCCGATGCCGATCGCCGGCTGCGGGCAGCTGATCGGCGCCGACAGCTCCGGGCAGGGCGTGGCGCTGCCGCTGGTGAGCCGCCATGTACGGCGCGTCGAGGTCATCGGTTCCCCGCTGGTCGCCAAACAGGTCATCCTGCGCGCCATCGCCCTCGGCGCGAGCGTCGTGGTGCATACGAATCGGCACGACGCGTGGCGGCCGATGGTCGGGTACGTCGATATGCCGCAGGCACTGACCCTGGCCACCTGGTCGGCCGGTTCGCAACAGGCCAGTTCGTATCGGTTCGCGACCTTGGTGGTCTTCGACGGGATCGTCCCGAGTGGGCACCACTCCGACGCCACCGTGATGGTGCTGCGCCAGCACGGGCCGGTGGCCGACGGATTCGAACCCGACATCACCCTGATCGAGGATCAGGGGACCGCCAACCTGGTCACCGTGCGCACCGAGTCCGGGGAGACCAGCGTGTACATGGTGGCCACACCGGAGGAACTGCGCTACGTGGGCGCGCACCCGGCCGTTCCGGCGTGAGCGACACCGGGCCGCCGCTCGAACCACCGACCCGCGCCGTACCGCACGACCGGCACGCCCCCGATCCGGATCGCTTCGCTGCCGAACCCTCGGCTACCACGGACCCCCGTCGGCGGCGTTCCGAATGCAGCGAAGGGCCCGTCCGATCTGGGACATCGGACGGGCCCCGCTGTAGTGCTCGGCTCGCGGACTAGCCGCCGAAGCCCTGCGAAACGACCTTGTCGGCCGCCGACGCGTTGTTCATCGCCTGCTGGACCGCCTTGGACAGCCGGGCGATCTTGCCCATCGTGGTGTCCGGCGCGGACTCGTCGTTGATATCGCCGAACTCCTGGTCCCACTTCTTCTTCGAGTTCTGAAACGCCTCGAGACCGGCGTTGCCCTCCCAGGACTGGGCGAGCTTGGCCGCGCAGTTCTGCAAGTTCTCGGCCTCGGAACGCAGATCCTTATGGAAGCCGTCCAGCAGGTCGGAGAGCTCCTGCAGAACTGTTCTCTCGTAAAGCATGTCAACGCCTTTCGTGTGGTGCCGGCTCGCCTCAGGCGCCCAGGTTGGTCATTCCGCCGGTCTGCGAGATGAGGGTGCGGAACTCGTTCTCGTTCTCGCCCTCCAGGCCGGTGTAGGTCTTGTTACCGTGACCGACTTCCGCGGTCAGCTCGTCCAGGATCTTGTTCAGCCGCGCGGCCTCTTCGTCCCAGTCACCGGCGGCCTTGTTGCACGCGTCGAACGCGGAGCCCTGCCAGCCGCGCTTGGCGGAGTCGACGGCCTCGGTCACGCGGGAGATGGTCGCGCGGATCTGATCGACCGAGTTACCCATATCGGTCTGCGCGGTACTGGTGGACTGTGCATCATTACTTACTCTCGCGGTTTCGGACATGGGATGCCCCTCTCTGTGTTTCGAACTGATACGGGTGGTCGGTCGTCATCGGTCATAGGTGGTCACTGACACGGGCCGAGATATCCGCCGGTGCAGGCACTGGACACATCGCGGGTTAGGGCATCCACCTTCCCCCGGGCAAGGTGCCGACCAGTGCCGTAATCGCTTGTGCGACACGGTGGTCGGATCCCGGCGTGAAGGTGGACCAGACCCGCAGGTCCGGTGCGGCACCCGGGCTGGCCGCGATCCGGCCCCGGGCGGTGTCGTACACCGCCACGGCGCCGGAGGATCTGGTGGTGATGCCGTCGGCGTGGGCGTAGGCGACGATCTCGGCGTGCGCGTGACACTGCGACATCGCCAAGCCGAATTCGATCGCCGCCCGCTCCGCCACAGCCAGGCCGTGCAGCGCCTCGGCGAACTCGGCCGGCCGCGCGGCCGCGTCCATGCGGCCGGACAACTCGTCGGCGGCGGCACTGAAACTCACGATATCCGCCGGTTCGGCGGGGCCGAGCGCGTCCAGGATCGGGCGAGCCAGGGCGGCGCCGCTCTCATCGGCCCAGATCGTATGGACCTCGATCTCGTCGCCGATCCGGACACCGACCGCGTGCCCCATCCCGCGCCGTGCGACACAGACTCGCCGGGTTCCGGATTCGGTGACGATCCGCGCCGCCAGTTCACGCTCCGGCTGGGCCAGAATCGACAGCGCCGTACCGAGATCCGGCTCGACATCGTCGTAGCTGTCCACGAGCCCGGCACCGCGCAATCCGCGCAGCGCATCCGCCCGCGCGGCGGTGAAGGCGTCGATCGAATCCTGCCGCGGACCCACCTCGAGCACCAGCGGCAGTGTCTGTACACCGAGTAGTTCCGAGACGGCCAGAACGGCGTCGTTGGTCAGGGTCGCCATAGCTCTCCGGCCTTCTCGACACCACCGAGAACCGGTGGCGCGGCGGCCAATCCGGCATCGATCTCGAATTCGGCGACCGCGGGCCCCTCCACCACACCGGCGCGAGGGGTGTGCTCTTCCTCGTTCTGCGTGGCGGCGGCCGGTCCGGCCGCGGCGGGCACCGCCTGTCCGGTCGTGACCCCGGTCCGGTCCATCGCGGCCGGCGCGGCGGTGAACTCCGCGGCAGGCGCCACCCGCACCACCGTCCGCATCCGAGTCCCGGTGAGTGCGCGGGGCGCGGAGAAGGCTGCCAGGTTCGACATCGCGGGCATACCGGGCGGCACCGGCATCGGCGCGGCCGATTCGGCGGTCGCGGCTGCCTGCTCACCGGCCAGCGCATCGGCGGTGGCCAGAACCGGCGGCCCGATCTGCCGCCACGGCACGGCCAGCGGTTCGGTGGCGGCCTCGTAGGTGCGCATCACTCGGGCCGCACCGGATTTGGCGACATCCTGATCGGCGCTGATATCGGCGGCGACGCCGACCATCGGCGCGCCCAGGGCCGCGCCCACCGCCTGGACGGCGTGCATGGCCTGATCCAGCGCCGCGATCTCGGCGACGTGCGGCATCGCCAGCCGGGCCACCTCGTAGGCCGCGGCCTGTTCACCCGCGTGGGTGGCATTGCGCCCGGCCGCGGTCGCCGCGTCCAGCAGCCAATCCCGCATCCGCGCAATGCGTTCCACGACCTCGTCACTGCGATCGGACTGCCAGTGTCCCCGGATCTCGGAGACGATCCGGTCGTAATCCACAACGGCGGCACCGAAATTCGCCGCCAGCCGGCTCCAGGCGGCGGCGGCCTCGGCCATCGGCACCGACCCCGGGCCGGTGGTCAACTCGCGCGCCAGCCGTTCGGTCGGCCTGGCCTCCCAGACCACACCGGTGAATCCGTCACCCGGCGGTTCGACCATATCGTCGCGCCCGATCAGGCCGAGGCGCCGAGGTCAGCGGCGTTGTCGGCGTCCATCTGTGTCAGCCCGTGCGCCTGCGCCCGCAGGGTGGCGGCCAGTTTGCGCAGCTCCTGCACGCCCAGACCGCCGGACGAGTCGAACGAGGCGCCGACTTCGGTGAGGGTCGCGGCCGAGCGGCGCGACACCTCGTCGACACCGGGGGCGGCGACCGCCAGCGCCGGAGTGTCGGCGCGCAGGCCCGCCTCCAGACGGTCGGCGAGCGCATCGAGATCGGCGGCGGTGCGTGCCGCGACAACGGGATCGAATTCCATCGCGAACTCCTAGAGAGTGAGGGCCTTGTCCGGCGGTTCGGTGTCCGGTGTGGTGGTGACCGCGTCGGCGGCGCCGACCACGGGTAGCGAGACTCCGGCGATATCGCCCACGACATCGTTTCCGTGTGCGGCGTTGACGAGCCGGCCGCCCACCGCGTCGGTCGCACTGCTGGAATCGGAAGCGGCGCGAGCCATTCCGGCCGCACCCGCACCCGGTGTCATCGGCATCATGCCCGGGCTGCCCGCACCGGAGGAGGCGACCGCGGTCTCGGCGCTCGCCGTGGCGGCCGCCTCGGTCATGATCGACGGGGTACGC
The genomic region above belongs to Nocardia spumae and contains:
- a CDS encoding WXG100 family type VII secretion target → MLYERTVLQELSDLLDGFHKDLRSEAENLQNCAAKLAQSWEGNAGLEAFQNSKKKWDQEFGDINDESAPDTTMGKIARLSKAVQQAMNNASAADKVVSQGFGG
- the eccD gene encoding type VII secretion integral membrane protein EccD, with amino-acid sequence MTESSSSGVGAVDPELCRVSVIGGNTQLDVGLPATVPVAAYITDLVELIDSRNPDLTEHDEGAPVRAQHWTLARIGRDPIPPHQSLTDAEVFDGELLVLRSVTAKEAPALFDDVIDAVSRLTAESANAWSPVAARRMGLGAGLIAVIIAVAVLVAGKETGILNGFIALGAGLLAAGAAVIVARRFPAERVTAIVLSLYAIALLGSSAGLLTPGWVGSPHLLFSAVAALVVALALYSATRAGSLVVAAVVTTAAILAVAAAVRMLWDFDIPKIAVGALIGGLVLITMAPRAAVAAARLPVPPVPTAGAAIDPTDHEPRPTIADIGVIGATALPSAAGLERRARAANHYQSGVLIGSALAAGGGAILGADPLGDATWQGLLLAAITAVVLCLRGRAYADRTQAATMIAGGTAVALVVAAGAAVSHENWRAAGAGLLLIVAAAVPAFGVLGPRADVSPVVRRAIEIFEYLLIVAIVPLSLWLMDVYSAARNI
- a CDS encoding WXG100 family type VII secretion target translates to MSETARVSNDAQSTSTAQTDMGNSVDQIRATISRVTEAVDSAKRGWQGSAFDACNKAAGDWDEEAARLNKILDELTAEVGHGNKTYTGLEGENENEFRTLISQTGGMTNLGA
- a CDS encoding ESX secretion-associated protein EspG, with amino-acid sequence MATLTNDAVLAVSELLGVQTLPLVLEVGPRQDSIDAFTAARADALRGLRGAGLVDSYDDVEPDLGTALSILAQPERELAARIVTESGTRRVCVARRGMGHAVGVRIGDEIEVHTIWADESGAALARPILDALGPAEPADIVSFSAAADELSGRMDAAARPAEFAEALHGLAVAERAAIEFGLAMSQCHAHAEIVAYAHADGITTRSSGAVAVYDTARGRIAASPGAAPDLRVWSTFTPGSDHRVAQAITALVGTLPGGRWMP
- a CDS encoding PE family protein, which gives rise to MEFDPVVAARTAADLDALADRLEAGLRADTPALAVAAPGVDEVSRRSAATLTEVGASFDSSGGLGVQELRKLAATLRAQAHGLTQMDADNAADLGASA
- a CDS encoding PPE domain-containing protein encodes the protein MVEPPGDGFTGVVWEARPTERLARELTTGPGSVPMAEAAAAWSRLAANFGAAVVDYDRIVSEIRGHWQSDRSDEVVERIARMRDWLLDAATAAGRNATHAGEQAAAYEVARLAMPHVAEIAALDQAMHAVQAVGAALGAPMVGVAADISADQDVAKSGAARVMRTYEAATEPLAVPWRQIGPPVLATADALAGEQAAATAESAAPMPVPPGMPAMSNLAAFSAPRALTGTRMRTVVRVAPAAEFTAAPAAMDRTGVTTGQAVPAAAGPAAATQNEEEHTPRAGVVEGPAVAEFEIDAGLAAAPPVLGGVEKAGELWRP
- the eccE gene encoding type VII secretion protein EccE, whose translation is MNSTARGAEVPVPDNAGSSASETPRNAPELRSTEYWLFHLFPLRSVLPVLVTAAVSAFAARVFTSLWWVPVAVATVLTIVALTPIRGTSLAQSLARGMTFRWQLFRHRSSAVQHSPFNVPLAEGGSYGMRWDGDRLITMLRIDAQPRTVTRLSPSGLLGDDMLPLAEIARCLDQFDIRLAAIDVISTGSRSAGTGAVARAYESILGPLPAVAHRTVWVVLRLDPLANAAAVDRRGGGAEGTLRSAVVATRRVANRLAARGLSAVALSATEMNQAVAQLTLGAAPEEFAETTDSLTHNGFHHTTYRMTPEALGSRGVAEVWSTPTVTSTITVRLQRVPDAGTAAAGAIAVTATARFATRDTPCRVRSAGLIPLPGKQRRALLFSLPLGTGVAALPLDSYLGPRDALAQVPMPIAGCGQLIGADSSGQGVALPLVSRHVRRVEVIGSPLVAKQVILRAIALGASVVVHTNRHDAWRPMVGYVDMPQALTLATWSAGSQQASSYRFATLVVFDGIVPSGHHSDATVMVLRQHGPVADGFEPDITLIEDQGTANLVTVRTESGETSVYMVATPEELRYVGAHPAVPA
- the eccB gene encoding type VII secretion protein EccB, with amino-acid sequence MPAQLTTRAQVNGYRFLLKRYEHALVRRDIRMLHDPMRTQFRSLIVGAVLGLLGVAGAAILAFLHPQGAVGDSKIVMGKDSGALYVLGDGTLHPVLNLASARLITGDAASPTSVKDSKLTQPRGPLLGIAGAPGALPGSSDTQRSTWTMCDNLTPPSAGPAAIQGPLTTVIAGALDNPAGGAHAVPVRADQALLATHGGKTFLIYDGKRAEIDPGDAVLARSLGPRDQRPRPIGGALLDAIEPVPPLTVPEIDRHGAPGPGRLADIPVGGVIRVHGVDADELYVVLADGVQRVTPFAAGLIRDANSQGMNEITTVPPDRIAGMPVLHRLPIDDFPQQVPAVLTPDVDPVVCLSWTRARDDARATVSVLAGRALPLPSDAEPVVPATADGNGDRIDGVYLRPGTGEFVRSVGAEPGAVSNGPLFFVSDNGIRYGIPDTDTAKVLGLPKLAKPAPKPIVEALSAGPALSRQDALMSHDSLPQCPDSGAGATACARPIPPPGKNN
- the eccA gene encoding type VII secretion AAA-ATPase EccA, whose product is MTGNRQAQRAFDAGVLSLGIAIDGQESTPDLEYAKLAFQRATEWDPGMCDAWLGRAAAGEITPEVVFNLYKTSGSTLFREQRRLGLAPRQLAGRFVVGQYIDYPLAGYTEIWLAQAAQLISAGDYDEAEQVLDDLARHRAGLLSQPDQDLDDRICQYVRGLLHYTTQRWPDVMTVLAGSAEWQDPYLAAGAHVMVGTACAQLGLFGEAIRRMEAAESGPIPAAATTARFCRGLCLREMGREDEAQALFEKVFSEAPTFEANTQAMRDRKYRLTVTGKELIDARADRWDPSSAPTAEQVEDEERGDRAKRLLEVARAELDEQIGLAAVKTQVAKLQATAQLAKIRAEKGMSSAPRGQHLAFTGPPGTGKTTIARVVAKIYCGLGLLKTDRLVEVKRSDFVGEHLGSTAIKTNKLIDSAMDGVLFVDEAYTLIQTGLSGGDAFGREAVDTLLARMENDRDRLIVIIAGYDGEIDRFLASNDGLASRFAKRVKFESYTPEELGRIGQFIASKRDSEVAEDALVLLQAACGELYARDVVDQSGEQRRGVDLAGNGRFIRNVIEAAEEEREFRLATDDSIDLTAIDESVLMRIEGADMAKALEGVLGGLR